TTGCTGTAAAAGTTACATTGGCAACAGGCTTTTTGGTTTCTGCATCAAAGATGGTACCCTGAACAGAGCCTGTTTCATTTCTGTCGTCAACACCTGCACGACTAACAACTGAAAAGCCGGTCATTAAAACGGCAGCGAGAAGTATTTTCTTCATAACAATTGTTTTACGATGATAAGAGGTTTAAAGTTACAGAACTTAAAACATTTTTTTCGTCTTTTTATGACACATGAACCTGTTAAATTGTTCTGAAAGTATTGGAATTGTTAATCAACCTATTGGATTTGCCAATGCTTCCCGGAATTCACGCCAGATACTTTCCGTAATTACCGCAGCAGGTAAAATAGTATCGAGTAACGTACTTACCTGGCCAATCTCCAGTTCACCTTCTGCAAGATTGCCTTCAAACATTCCTTTCTTAGCCCTTGCCCTTCCCAGTAATTGTATCAGGTCCTGTTGAGTTGCGCCTTTTTGCTCAGCATCCTGTACTAATTTATAAAAATCGTTTTTTATCAACCGTACCGGCGTCAGTTGTTTTAATGTAAGTATTGTATCTCCTTCATTGCTGTTGATCACTGCCTGTTTAAAATTCAAATGGCTGCTTGCTTCTTCGCTGGCAACATACCTGCTTCCTATTTGAACGCCTTCTGCACCAAATACCATCGCTGCCAGCATTTGTCTTCCGGTAGCAATACCTCCTGCAGCAATCAATGGAATATCAATGGCTTTTTTCACTGCCGGAATCAATACCATACTGGTTGTTTCCTCTCTCCCGTTATGTCCACCTGCTTCAAAACCTTCTGCCACCACTGCATCACAACCTGCTTCCTGTGCTTTGAGTGCAAACTTGCTGCTGCTGATTACATGCACAACAGTAATTCCTTTTTCTTTTAAGATCGATGTCCATGTTTTTGGGTTACCGGCACTGGTAAAAACAATCTTTACTCCTTCTTCAATGATTATGGAAATATGTTTATCAATATCAGGATAAAGCAATGGAACATTTA
This portion of the Chitinophagaceae bacterium genome encodes:
- a CDS encoding nitronate monooxygenase, translated to MFSNRITQLFGIEKPIIQAGMIWASGWRLASAVSNAGGLGIIGSGSMYPEVLREHIQKCKAATSKPFAVNVPLLYPDIDKHISIIIEEGVKIVFTSAGNPKTWTSILKEKGITVVHVISSSKFALKAQEAGCDAVVAEGFEAGGHNGREETTSMVLIPAVKKAIDIPLIAAGGIATGRQMLAAMVFGAEGVQIGSRYVASEEASSHLNFKQAVINSNEGDTILTLKQLTPVRLIKNDFYKLVQDAEQKGATQQDLIQLLGRARAKKGMFEGNLAEGELEIGQVSTLLDTILPAAVITESIWREFREALANPIG